The genome window CCAAGTCAAATACCGCCATTTTCTTTTTCCGTTCCATTTTTTTCCTTTCTAAGCCTCATCCGCCGCCCCAATCCGGTACTTGGTATAACTCCCCTGCGGCGTCTGCCGAACCTCTAATTTTGCCGGAATCCGTTCTTTCAACTCAGCTACATGCGAAATAATCCCAATCAGCTTGCCTCCGGCCTGCAACTCCAAAATGCAGTCAACGGCCGCATCCAGCGACTCCGGGTCAAGTGTACCAAAGCCCTCGTCAATCAGCAGCATATCCAGCTCAATCCCGCCGGCATAGGCCGAAATCACCTCGGATAAGCCCAGCGCCATCGCCAGCGCCGCCTTAAAGCCCTCACCGCCAGACAGGGTATTAACATTTCTGGTCTTACCGGTAAAAGCGTCAAAAACCTCTATTTCCAGACCGCTTTGCCGTCCCCGGTGCGTAACTTCTTCCTTCCGCTTCAAAGTATAGCGGCCGGTCATTTTAGCCAGCCGGTAATTGGCCATCCGCAGTACATCCTCTAAAAAAACCGCCAGCACATAGCGCTCAAAGGTTAATTTTTTAATATTTTCTCCATTTGCCGCCTTAGCTAAAGCCGAAATGCCGGCATATTCTTTTTTCTCGGATTCCCGGCGCTGTTCCATCCGGATCAGCTCTTTCAGCACCCGCTCATTTTCATCGGCCCGGCGGCGAAGCAAAATCACCTGCTCGCCGGCGGCTGCCCGTTCTGCTTCCAGCTGCCGGATTTCTTCTTCCGTTTGCGCCAGCGGATGCGGCGTTTCAATCGTCACTTCCTGACGCAACCTTTTTTCCGTTTCCGTACTTCTCAGCCATTCCTCGCCATAGGCTTTGACCTCAGCCCGCAGCGCGTCCTCGGCTGCCTCCTTGTCTGCGGTTTGGCGCCAGGCAGTCTCATCGGCAAAGTTTTGTGCCGTCAGCCGGCTTTGAAACTCGGCCTGCGCTTTTTGCCACTGTTCCTGTCTTTGCCGGCTGTGCCGCTCGGCTTCCTCCCCAGCTGTCTGTGCCTGCGCATACGCAACCTGACTTTGGCGATAATCCTTTTCGGTCTGTTCGCGTTTCGTTTCTGCTTCTGCCCGCTCCGTTTCCAGCTTTATCCGCCGCCGTTCCAATTCCTCAACCGCCGCCGGAGAGGCTTTTTCGCGATATCCGGCCGAAATGGATTCCTTTAAAGCCCTGCCCTGTCCGGCCGCTTCATTTAATTCCGCCTGCTTTTGCTGATATTCGGCCGTAATCTCCTTTTCCCGGCGCAGCAATGCTTCCTCGGCTGCCGCCGCCTGCTCCAGTTCCTTTTTGGCCGCCCGGCGCAGCTGAATCTGCCGGGCATATTCCGCCGCCTGCTTTTGCATATCCGCCTGTTCCGCTTCCTTCTGACTTAAATATTGCCGAATCTCGGATAGGCTTTCCTGCCCGCTTTCCGCTATCAGCTGTTCGGTGAAAAGCCGGCTCTGGGCAGCTAACTCCGTTTGTTTTTTCAGCAGCGCCTCCTGCTCCCGCCGGACTTCCTCTCTGGCCTGCTCGGCTCTTTTTAAATCAGCCGCCTCCGCCCGCCCCGAATCACCGGCCGGCGTCCGGTAAACTCCCAAACAAACCGGACAAATATCGCCGTCTTTTAAATCCTGACGCAGCGCCAGCACATGATTATGGCGCAGCTTTTCCTGCTCGCTTTGATACAGCCTTTCCGCTGCGACCAGCCGTTCAGCCAACTCCTGCTCCGCCGCTTTATTCTCCTTTTGCCGGCGGCGACAGCTTTCCTCTTTCTGCCAAAGCTCCTTCCATTTTAAAAATTGAGCAAGCTTTTGTTCCAATACGGTTTTGGCAGCTTCGCTCGATTCGGTCTCTTCTAAAGTCCGACGCAGCTCTTTCATCCGGATTTGCAATTTTTCTTTCTGTCCGGTAAATTCCTGAAACTCTTTTTCTTTCACCGAGTTTTCCTGTTTCAGCCGATTATAGCGCTCACGCAAATCCAGGAGCGAACGCAGCAGTGGAATCTCCCGGCCGAGGGTTTGCAGTTCCTCTCCGGCCGCCGCCAAGGCCGCCTTATATTCTTCAGACTGAAACGCCTGATAACTTTGCGCCAATTTCTCTTTTTGGGCTTCCGCTGCCTGTAAGGCCGCCTGCCGCTGGACTTTTTCCGCTGCCAGCTGCTCCGCCTGCCTGGCCAAGTCCCGACATTGCTCGGCATAGGGTTTTAGCACCAGCGCCCGCCGGATGGCTTCCGCTTCCGCCTCTTTTTGCCCAATTTCCTCTGCCCGTGCTTTTAAACGCAGCAAATAGGCCTGCACCCGCTTTAGCTCCGACAATTTCTCATTTTCCTGCTGCCGGTAAAAAAGTGTTTCTTTCTTTTGCTGAATCTGACCAGCCAGCTGCTCGGCTTTTTCTTTTTTCGTTTCCGCCTGCCGGATATCGCTTTCGTTTTGCCGCCGGACAGCCGCAAACAGCTCCGGCCGGTCAATTTCCTCCTTAGCCAAAAGCTCTGCCAATCCGGCTGCTTCCTCCGGTGCCGCCTGTAACTGCAAAATCCACTGCTGCTGAAACTTTCTTATCTCCTTGATTTCTTTCTCCAGCCGGTCGCTTTCCTGCTTTAAGGCTAACTGTAACTGCAAATATCTGGCCGCGTCAAAAATATCGCGTAAAATCGCTTCTCTTTCCTTACTGTCCGCCGTTAAAAGCTTACGGAACTCCCCCTGCGGCAGCATCATAATCTGCTTAAACTGATCAGCGCCCAGCCCCAAAATCTCCCTGACTTTTTCATTAATTTCCGCCGCCCTTGTAAAAACCCAGACAGCGCCGCCGGCATCGGTATAGGACAACTCTGCTTTGGCTGCCACCTCGGTTACGCCCTCGCCGGATTTTTTGCGCCGCAGCTGGCGCGGCTGCCGGTAAATCCGGTAGCTTTGTCCTCTGATCGCAAAAATAAGTTCCACTTCCGTCAAAACATCATCCCCGGCAAAATCGCTGCGCAGCTCTTCCGGTTTTCTTTCCTGGCCGCTGGCTTCTCCAAACAGAGCATAGGCAATCGCGTCAAAAATCATGGTCTTGCCCGCTCCGGTCGGCCCGCAGATGAGGAAAACCGGCTCTTTATCCATCTGCTGAAAATCTATCACTTCCGTGCCGGCAAAAGGGCCAAAGGCCGTCATGGTCAATTTAATCGGTTTCATTGCCGCTTCTTCCTCCGTTTTCCCGCCAGTGCCGCAAAGCTTCCGGCTCCGGCTGCTCGCCGGTCACCTCTTCATAAAACTCGGAAAATAACAACCAAATATCCTTCCGGCTGATGGCAGCCCCGCTCTGCTCAGTGCCGGCTGCGGTCAGTTCCTGCTCCTTTTGGTACTCCAAACCCAAAATATTCGGGTAAACCGCTTTTAAATCGCTGATCGGATCCATTAGTACCTGCTTGTCTTCCAAAACCGCCAACACATAATCTTCGCTTTGCTCCCTCCGACCGCGCTCCAAGATTTCCGCCAGCGTTCCCCGGACGATGCGCAAATCCCGTCTGACCGGCAGACTTTCCAGCCGGATGGTCAGCTCTTCCTGCCAATCCAAAACCGCCAGCGATTTTTTATGATTTGCCTCGGAAAAGGAATATTTTAACAGCGAACCGGCATAGCGGACGCTTTCTCGCCCGATTTGCTGCGGCTTATGCAAATGCCCTAAAGCAACATAATCAAACTCATCCAACAGTCCCGCCGAAATATGGTCGGTTCCGCCAATCGACAGCGGCCGTTCCGAATCCGACTCCTCCGGCTCCTCCGCCTGAGAGCCGCTAAAAAAGGCATGCATTACCGCAATGTAGCGCTTGGCCGGTCGTCCCTGCTGCCGGGCCGCTTCTTTTTCCGCCCGAATTCTATCCGATATCGGTGATAAAATCCGGCTCATCGCGTCCTGTGCACTACGAATCCCGTCATCCTCATAAAGAGTGCGCACCGCCGCCGGATCGGCATAGGGCACCGGATAGACTTCCCACTCACCAAACTCATCCCGAAAAGACAGCGGCCTAATCTCACGGTCTAATTTTGCCCGCAAATAAAGACCGGATTTTTCCATTAAGCTGCTGCCAAAATCCAGTCTTTCCGGATGATCATGATTCCCGGCAATCACCACCATCGGTATTTTTAATTCCAAAATAATTTTTTCAAAGCATTCATTTAAAAGCCGGACTGCTTCCACCGGCGGATAGGAACGGTCATAAATATCTCCCGCTAAAAGAATCAAATCCGGTTTTTCCCGTTCCAAAAAAAGGAAAAACTGACGCAGGAAAAATGTCTGATCCTCGTGCAGGTAAATTCCTCCCAAAAGCTTTCCCAAATGCCAATCCGCGGTATGAATGATTTTCATGCTCAAACCCTTCTTTTATAAATACGGTGCTAAAATGGACAACACAATCGTTAAAACCATAACAACTGCAATCCCGATCGCGATCCTTTTTTGTACTTTTCGACTGTAAAACAAGAGGAACTCCTTTCTTTTCTGCCGTTTCCCTCACAACGAGTTTCGCTTTGACAGAAAGTTTTTTTTGATATATACTATAGACATCGGCAAAATTCTTTTTACCTCCAGTGTTTTTCCGTTTGCCGGAATACTTTTTTCCATTCCCAATCCGCCGGAATATACTCCGCCGGCTGATCTTGGAAGCCGACTATTTGGAAAGGATTTTCATATGCCCAATTTCACCATACCTTCTTTTTTTATTTTATTCCTGACCTTTTTGTTTATCTGGACTCATAATCTGCGCAAAAGGCAAGAAAAGCACGAAGCGGAAAAGGAAGCCTTTTGGGGTAAGGAGGAGCGGTCGCTGGCCGTTCGCAAAAAAGAAATCCCGGCCGAACTGTATTTTCACCCCAACATTTCCCGCCTCAATTTTCCGGCACTGGACTTAGAGCCGGCCGCCGCCGAAAAATATAAAACTCTGGAAAAACAAATCCGCAGCAGCGTTTCTTTACCGATGCTTTCACTCAGCGACATGAGCAATACCGATCTGCGCCTGAACTTCGGCACAGCCAATCAACCGGTGATCGCCCAAGCGGAAGAAAATTATGAAGCTTTTTTGAACTTTCTTTATGAATATGCCGTTTTGATGAACGAACATGATCACGCCGACGAAGCCATTACTGCACTGGAAGAAGCCGTCCGGCTCAAATCCGATATCTGTCAGCATTATTTTCTGCTGGCCGACCTTTATCAGGCACAATCCGCTGACGGTTCCCTGCAGATCTTAACGGCCCTGGTTCAGGATATGGATTCCTCTTCCAAACAAAGAATCCTGAATTATTTAGCGAAGTTATCGTAATCTTTCTTTTTTATTTTTTTTCGTATATTCAATTACCGATTTTTTCTGAGCCTGAACATGTGCGATCGCCAGTACCGTCGCCAGTTCGGGTTCTTTATTTTTAAGCGCATCCACGATTTGTAAATGTTCCGCCACTAACTGCCCGTGATCGGCGATATGATAAATATATTCCATCCGGTAGCGATAGATTTGCTCTCTTAAATTGTTTAAAATCTGGATCAGTTTATCATTGCCGGAAGCCTCAAAAATAATATCATGAAAAGCCACGTCCCATTCCAGCACTTTATCCGTATCTTTGTCCGCCACTGCCTGCATAAATTCCCGATTGACGCGCACCAAGCGGTCAACGTCTTCCGGCTGCATATTCTCGCAAGCCAGCCGAATTGCCAAGCCTTCTAAGGTCGCCCGGACTTCCAGCACGTCGTTAATGTCCTTTTCGGTAATATTGGCTACTTCAGCGCCCTTACGGGGAACCATGACGACCAGTCCTTCCAACTCCAGCTTGCGAATCGCTTCCCGAATCGGTGTCCGACTGACGCCCATTCTGTCAGCCAGCTGATTTTCCATCAGCCTTTCGCCCGGCTGAAAATCGCCCCGCAGGATCGCTGTCCGCAGGTTTTTAAAAACAACGTCCCTCAGCGGTAAATAATGATCCAAATTTACTTGCATTTCTCCCACATTAAGCCACCTTCCTTACCCCATTTAATTTACGCCTTCAACCTCAACAACTTTATTTATTATATCGAATTTCCGCCGGCAAGTAAATATCTTTTTGTTATTTTAAATAACAAAAAGAGCAAAGTCCCGAAAAACTTTGCTCCTTCTATGGGCGGTACAGGACTCGAACCTGCGACTTCCACCATGTCAAGGTGACACTCTACCAGCTGAGTTAACCTCCCGCTGGAACTATAATAACAGATAGCCGTCTTTTTGGCAAGCATTTTTTTTCGAAAAAATTCTTCGCCACTATTCATTTCCGCCAAAATAGTGTATAATATAGTTGTCCGAAGCGTAATCCTGATGAGGAGGTATTTTATGTATATTACTGCGAAAATGAATCGAAATATCATTTCCGTTTTTCCCGAAGCGTCGAT of Lachnospiraceae bacterium oral taxon 500 contains these proteins:
- a CDS encoding exonuclease sbcCD subunit D; this translates as MKIIHTADWHLGKLLGGIYLHEDQTFFLRQFFLFLEREKPDLILLAGDIYDRSYPPVEAVRLLNECFEKIILELKIPMVVIAGNHDHPERLDFGSSLMEKSGLYLRAKLDREIRPLSFRDEFGEWEVYPVPYADPAAVRTLYEDDGIRSAQDAMSRILSPISDRIRAEKEAARQQGRPAKRYIAVMHAFFSGSQAEEPEESDSERPLSIGGTDHISAGLLDEFDYVALGHLHKPQQIGRESVRYAGSLLKYSFSEANHKKSLAVLDWQEELTIRLESLPVRRDLRIVRGTLAEILERGRREQSEDYVLAVLEDKQVLMDPISDLKAVYPNILGLEYQKEQELTAAGTEQSGAAISRKDIWLLFSEFYEEVTGEQPEPEALRHWRENGGRSGNETD
- a CDS encoding GntR family transcriptional regulator codes for the protein MQVNLDHYLPLRDVVFKNLRTAILRGDFQPGERLMENQLADRMGVSRTPIREAIRKLELEGLVVMVPRKGAEVANITEKDINDVLEVRATLEGLAIRLACENMQPEDVDRLVRVNREFMQAVADKDTDKVLEWDVAFHDIIFEASGNDKLIQILNNLREQIYRYRMEYIYHIADHGQLVAEHLQIVDALKNKEPELATVLAIAHVQAQKKSVIEYTKKNKKERLR